A window of Lytechinus variegatus isolate NC3 chromosome 15, Lvar_3.0, whole genome shotgun sequence contains these coding sequences:
- the LOC121428686 gene encoding uncharacterized protein LOC121428686: MSTLSSQCQYHPVRSNSRDSNRRPDNPSRAENTRRMPRNLRQLTPVQRMGVYKQVLESNLPFLCSHLDPSRHYAYLRSQSFFDRTTVEVIDNNVTTEAKVRRFVDELLRRGPNAVSAFIESLERERVEQFVFSTLADELQSFKIEDLNIPSTNHNHQDNVGSHENFDIDDDAVCDDERRFHSLSASDNTTVIDGYQAALPPIDFNRLRQAEGLHVPEEERGEPEECSDISSQDGLISHAP; encoded by the exons ATGAGTACGCTTTCGTCACAGTGCCAGTACCACCCTGTAAGAAGTAACAGCCGGGATTCGAACCGGAGACCTGACAATCCAAGCCGAGCAGAAAACACAAGGAGAATGCCCAGAAATCTTCGCCAACTAACCCCTGTGCAGAGAATGGGGGTGTATAAGCAG GTTCTTGAATCCAACCTCCCTTTCCTGTGCTCACATCTAGACCCAAGTCGCCATTATGCGTACCTCAGAAGCCAAAGTTTCTTTGACAGAACAACAGTTGAAGTTATCGATAATAATGTGACAACAGAGGCTAAAGTAAGACG GTTTGTTGACGAACTTTTGAGGAGAGGACCCAACGCTGTTTCGGCTTTCATAGAATCATTGGAAAGAGAAAGAGTTGAGCAATTTGTCTTCAGTACACTCGcagatgaattacaatcattcaaaattgaaG ACCTGAATATTCCGTCAACCAATCACAACCATCAAGACAATGTCGGCAGTCATGAGAACTTCGATATCGACGACGATGCCGTGTGTGATGACGAGCGACGGTTTCATTCGTTGTCGGCTTCCGACAATACGACTGTCATCGACGGTTACCAAGCTGCCCTCCCGCCTATCGATTTCAATAGGCTTCGGCAAGCCGAGGGATTACACG TACCGGAAGAAGAACGTGGTGAACCGGAAGAATGCTCTGACATCAGTAGTCAGGATGGATTAATAAGCCACGCCCCTTAG